A single region of the Brassica rapa cultivar Chiifu-401-42 chromosome A03, CAAS_Brap_v3.01, whole genome shotgun sequence genome encodes:
- the LOC108871194 gene encoding uncharacterized mitochondrial protein AtMg00810-like, with protein sequence MMHPPGFEDPTRPDHVCKLKKAIYGLKQAPRAWFDKFSTFLLEFVFQCSFPDPSMFIYHKDTYVIYLLLYVDDMILTGNNEILLTVLLEKLNSVFRMKDIGSIHYFLGIQVHQCNDGLFLNQSKYAQDLLVTAGMRDCSPIPTPLQMKPDKLPGHDELFPETSYFRSLAGKLQYLTLTRPNLQFSVNYICQKMHQPSVSDFSILKRILRYVKGTFDMGISIKGHTDSTLICYSDSDWAGCKDTRRSTGGLCTMLGTNVISWSAKRHDTVSKSSTEAEYRTMSAATSEIVWLQNLLKIMGLQQRVTPMLLCDNLFFSLPYRQSDVS encoded by the coding sequence ATGATGCATCCTCCTGGTTTTGAGGATCCAACGAGACCAGATCATGTGTGCAAgttgaagaaagccatctatggtCTTAAACAAGCACCAAGGGCTTGGTTTGATAAGTTTAGCACCTTCTTACTAGAGTTTGTGTTTCAGTGTAGCTTTCCAGACCCTTCTATGTTCATCTATCATAAAGATACATATGTTATTTATCTGTTACTATATGTagatgatatgattttaacagGAAACAACGAGATCTTGCTGACAGTTCTCCTTGAAAAGCTCAATTCAGTCTTCCGTATGAAGGACATCGGATCAATAcactactttcttggaattcaAGTGCATCAGTGTAATGATGGTTTGTTCCTAAATCAGTCAAAGTATGCTCAAGATCTTCTAGTAACTGCTGGTATGAGAGACTGCTCACCCATACCTACTCCGCTCCAAATGAAGCCAGATAAACTTCCTGGTCATGATGAACTATTCCCTGAGACATCATACTTCAGAAGTCTTGCTGGTAAACTACAGTACCTAACTCTGACAAGACCTAATCTTCAATTTTCAGTCAACTACATATGCCAGAAGATGCATCAACCAAGTGTTTCAGATTTTAGTATACTAAAGCGAATCTTGCGTTATGTTAAGGGAACATTTGATATGGGGATCAGTATTAAAGGTCACACTGATTCTACTCTAATATGTTACAGTGATTCCGACTGGGCTGGATGCAAAGATACTCGTCGCTCAACTGGTGGATTATGTACAATGTTGGGAACTAATGTGATTTCATGGTCAGCTAAACGACATGATACTGTATCCAAGTCTTCCACAGAGGCAGAGTATCGAACGATGTCAGCAGCAACATCAGAGATAGTGTGGTTACAAAATCTACTGAAGATAATGGGATTACAGCAAAGAGTAACTCCTATGTTATTGTGCGACAATCTGTTTTTCAGTCTGCCTTACCGCCAATCCGATGTTTCATAA